Proteins co-encoded in one Desulfuromonas sp. genomic window:
- a CDS encoding oligopeptide/dipeptide ABC transporter ATP-binding protein yields the protein MDTLLDVRDLRKSFSVSPGPLGGKNLELRAVDGVSFTLRKGETLGLVGESGCGKSTTGKLILRLLEADDGQVTFGGQEILGISPRRLRPLRRQMQMIFQDPYSSLNPRMRVGEIVGEPLKIHGLASGTGLKEEVLRLLKTVGLAEQHYERYPHEFSGGQRQRIGIARALAVRPSLIVADEPVSALDLSIQAQVVNLLQDIQEEFGLTYLFIAHDLAVVEHISDRVAVMYLGRIVELADAGDLYRKPLHPYTEALLNSVPVPDPARRDSGPLLKGEVPSPLFPPSGCHFHPRCPYARDLCATQSPPLEEKGGGRQAACHFSDEVGKHRKHK from the coding sequence ATGGACACCCTCCTGGACGTGCGCGACCTGCGCAAGAGCTTCTCCGTCTCCCCCGGCCCCCTCGGAGGGAAAAACCTCGAACTGCGTGCGGTGGACGGCGTCTCCTTCACCCTGCGCAAAGGCGAGACCCTCGGCCTGGTCGGTGAATCGGGCTGCGGCAAGTCAACCACCGGGAAGCTCATCCTGCGCCTGCTCGAGGCCGACGACGGACAGGTGACCTTCGGCGGACAGGAGATCCTGGGGATTTCGCCCCGCCGGCTGCGTCCGTTGCGACGCCAGATGCAGATGATCTTCCAGGACCCCTATTCCTCCCTCAATCCCCGGATGCGGGTGGGAGAGATCGTGGGCGAACCGCTGAAAATTCATGGCCTTGCCAGCGGAACGGGCCTTAAGGAGGAGGTCCTTCGCCTGCTGAAGACCGTCGGCCTGGCCGAGCAGCACTACGAACGCTATCCCCACGAATTCTCCGGCGGACAGCGCCAGCGCATCGGCATCGCCCGCGCCCTTGCGGTGCGCCCCAGCCTGATCGTCGCCGACGAACCGGTCTCGGCCCTCGACCTCTCCATTCAGGCCCAGGTCGTCAACCTGCTCCAGGACATCCAGGAGGAGTTCGGCCTGACCTACCTCTTTATCGCCCACGACCTTGCGGTGGTCGAGCACATCAGCGACCGGGTAGCGGTCATGTACCTCGGGCGGATCGTCGAACTGGCCGACGCTGGCGACCTTTACCGCAAGCCCCTCCATCCCTACACCGAGGCCCTGCTCAACTCCGTTCCGGTACCCGACCCTGCCCGCCGAGACAGCGGCCCCTTGCTCAAGGGCGAAGTCCCCTCCCCCCTCTTCCCACCCAGCGGCTGCCACTTTCACCCCCGCTGCCCCTACGCCCGCGATCTCTGCGCCACCCAAAGCCCGCCCCTGGAGGAGAAGGGCGGTGGCCGCCAGGCGGCCTGCCACTTCAGCGACGAGGTTGGAAAGCACAGGAAACACAAATAA